The Streptomyces sp. NBC_01275 genome has a segment encoding these proteins:
- a CDS encoding bifunctional diguanylate cyclase/phosphodiesterase, whose amino-acid sequence MTSPTSTTLLDGSVRERPPAKTSPSGPPTSCARTGLVHRLLLSLVCAGYAVGSALNWGSTQLALIMGDFGLTAAAGTAAVSCFLYARTRRVRFRPAWLLFSLSSAMAALGNLVWGWYEVVLHRPVPSPSYADLFFLCFAPPAIVGLLVLAARPMSKAGWVCLGLDAWLIAGSLLTLSWSLALAQAAKFDGPSVAHTALSLAYPLLDIALVSMVLVLHFRRSPVNRTAVNMAVGALALTVMCDALFTSPLLHNNYRSGQLLDAGWFAGSLLLAYAPWAASRQRGPGWEEGHTRVVHEHVPGQRPGGHPAAVPPQASAQTSGHQTSGHQTPGQQAPGHQPSGNQPAGHPASGHPHPQAPPQGGDHGRYPVTRPITGSLAALTPYLAAAVCTLGILYNVLNGRSVDRVVLLTGGTVVLALVVRQGIMLLDNIALTQELAQKENHFRSLVQGSSDVIMIAAPTGVLRYVSPAAAGVYGRPAEDLVGSELADLIHPEDLGCVVHEVRRFLAASPQDEPTTRIECRFRSGDGGASRSGGTSRPEAGGEAGSGGGWLNVESTVNRHHGGLIFNSRDVTERVRLQAQLQHNAEHDPLTDLPNRALFTRRVQQALSGRRSSDRGPALRNTAVLFIDLDGFKAVNDTIGHQAGDELLVQAARRLEDAVRKGDTASRLGGDEFAALIVGDGTRDRGAREGHILELADRLRLTLSQPYLIDGNEVRVAASIGVAFAEPGLGAGELLRNADLAMYRAKAGGKGRVELYKPQMQQDVVRKAEVATRLRAALHDGEFTLLHQPVVRLEDGRIASVAAQARWRSSQGVLFTPAEFLRVAEDGDKTAELDRWLLEEAVEQAADRCASGLNVPVVVRVGARRLLDRSMPLGSVEALLTRHGLPSGSLVVELSDTDPRAPLDELERRLGALRRLGVRIALDGFGSGFAALTALRRLPVDVVKLDRSLVEGVVESARLHKITSGLLRIAGDLGLQSVAEGVDLPEQVVALRAMGCTHGQGMAFSGPLDEYRLRRALASGRYPVPHGPAEPAFAGGGAGVYTSGVTAVLGSGSALRSHNETPVPPT is encoded by the coding sequence GTGACATCGCCGACCTCCACGACCCTCCTCGACGGAAGCGTGCGGGAGCGGCCTCCGGCGAAGACGTCGCCGAGCGGACCGCCGACCTCGTGCGCCCGGACGGGCCTGGTCCACCGGCTGCTGCTGTCCCTGGTGTGCGCGGGATACGCCGTCGGTTCCGCGCTCAACTGGGGCTCGACCCAACTCGCCCTGATCATGGGCGACTTCGGGCTCACCGCGGCCGCGGGCACCGCAGCGGTGTCCTGCTTCCTCTACGCGCGCACCCGCCGCGTCCGCTTTCGACCCGCCTGGCTGCTGTTCTCGCTCTCCTCGGCGATGGCGGCCCTGGGCAATCTCGTCTGGGGGTGGTACGAGGTCGTCCTGCACCGGCCCGTGCCCAGCCCCAGCTACGCCGACCTGTTCTTCCTGTGCTTCGCCCCGCCCGCGATCGTGGGCCTGCTGGTGCTCGCCGCCCGGCCCATGTCGAAGGCGGGCTGGGTGTGCCTGGGCCTCGACGCCTGGCTCATCGCGGGCTCCCTGCTCACCCTGTCCTGGAGCCTCGCCCTCGCCCAGGCGGCGAAGTTCGACGGGCCGAGCGTGGCGCACACGGCGCTGTCCCTGGCGTACCCGCTGCTCGACATCGCCCTGGTGAGCATGGTGCTCGTGCTGCACTTCCGGCGCTCGCCCGTGAACCGCACGGCGGTCAACATGGCCGTCGGCGCACTCGCGTTGACCGTGATGTGCGACGCCCTGTTCACCTCGCCGCTGCTGCACAACAACTACCGCTCGGGCCAACTCCTGGACGCGGGCTGGTTCGCGGGCTCCCTGCTCCTCGCCTACGCGCCCTGGGCCGCTTCCCGGCAGCGCGGGCCGGGGTGGGAAGAGGGGCACACACGCGTGGTGCACGAGCATGTGCCCGGACAGCGCCCCGGCGGCCACCCCGCCGCCGTGCCGCCGCAGGCGTCCGCCCAGACGTCAGGACACCAGACGTCAGGACACCAGACGCCGGGGCAGCAGGCGCCGGGACATCAGCCGTCCGGAAATCAGCCAGCCGGACATCCGGCCTCGGGGCACCCGCACCCGCAGGCACCGCCCCAAGGCGGCGATCACGGTCGCTATCCGGTCACCCGGCCCATCACCGGCTCCCTCGCGGCCCTCACGCCGTATCTCGCCGCCGCCGTCTGCACGCTGGGGATCCTCTACAACGTCCTCAACGGCCGCAGCGTCGACCGCGTGGTGCTGCTCACCGGCGGCACGGTCGTGCTCGCGCTCGTGGTGCGCCAGGGGATCATGCTGCTCGACAACATCGCCCTTACCCAGGAGCTGGCGCAGAAGGAGAACCACTTCCGCTCCCTGGTGCAGGGCTCCAGCGACGTCATCATGATCGCCGCCCCCACCGGCGTCCTGCGCTATGTCTCCCCGGCCGCCGCCGGGGTCTACGGACGGCCCGCCGAGGACCTGGTGGGCAGCGAGCTGGCCGATCTCATCCACCCGGAGGACCTGGGCTGCGTGGTGCACGAGGTGCGCCGCTTCCTCGCCGCCAGCCCCCAGGACGAGCCCACCACCCGCATCGAGTGCCGCTTCCGTTCCGGCGATGGGGGCGCCTCCCGCTCTGGGGGCACCTCCCGGCCGGAGGCTGGGGGAGAAGCCGGGAGTGGGGGAGGCTGGCTCAACGTCGAGTCCACCGTCAACCGTCACCACGGCGGCCTGATCTTCAACAGCCGGGACGTCACCGAACGGGTGCGCCTGCAGGCGCAGCTCCAGCACAACGCCGAGCACGACCCGCTGACCGACCTGCCCAACCGCGCGCTGTTCACCCGGCGCGTCCAGCAGGCCCTGTCCGGCCGCCGCAGCTCCGACCGGGGCCCCGCCCTGCGGAACACGGCCGTCCTCTTCATCGACCTGGACGGCTTCAAGGCCGTCAACGACACCATCGGGCACCAGGCCGGGGACGAGCTGCTCGTCCAGGCCGCCCGCAGACTCGAGGACGCCGTCCGCAAGGGCGACACGGCGTCCCGGCTGGGCGGCGACGAGTTCGCGGCCCTGATCGTCGGCGACGGCACCCGGGACCGGGGGGCCCGCGAAGGCCACATCCTGGAGCTCGCCGACCGCCTCAGGCTCACGCTCTCGCAGCCGTACCTCATCGACGGCAACGAGGTCCGGGTCGCCGCGTCCATCGGCGTCGCCTTCGCCGAACCGGGCCTCGGAGCCGGCGAACTGCTGCGCAACGCCGACCTCGCCATGTACCGCGCCAAGGCGGGCGGCAAGGGCCGGGTCGAGCTGTACAAGCCACAGATGCAGCAGGACGTCGTACGCAAGGCGGAGGTGGCCACGCGGCTGCGGGCCGCGCTGCACGACGGCGAGTTCACGCTGCTGCACCAGCCCGTGGTGCGGCTGGAGGACGGCCGGATCGCGTCGGTCGCCGCACAGGCCCGCTGGCGCTCTTCGCAGGGCGTGCTGTTCACGCCCGCGGAGTTCCTGCGGGTCGCGGAGGACGGCGACAAGACCGCCGAGCTGGACCGCTGGCTCCTGGAGGAGGCCGTCGAGCAGGCCGCCGACCGCTGCGCGAGCGGGTTGAACGTGCCGGTGGTGGTCCGCGTCGGCGCCCGCCGCCTGCTGGACCGGTCGATGCCCCTGGGGTCCGTGGAGGCGCTGCTGACGCGGCACGGGCTGCCGTCCGGGTCGCTCGTGGTCGAGCTGTCCGACACCGATCCGAGGGCCCCGCTGGACGAGCTGGAGCGGCGGCTGGGCGCGCTGCGCCGACTCGGCGTCCGGATCGCCCTCGACGGCTTCGGCAGCGGCTTCGCGGCGCTCACAGCGCTGCGCAGGCTCCCGGTCGACGTGGTGAAGCTCGACCGTTCGCTGGTCGAGGGCGTCGTGGAGTCCGCGCGGCTGCACAAGATCACCAGTGGGCTGCTGCGGATCGCCGGCGATCTCGGGCTGCAGTCCGTGGCCGAGGGCGTGGATCTGCCCGAGCAGGTCGTCGCCCTGCGCGCGATGGGCTGCACCCATGGACAGGGCATGGCGTTCTCCGGGCCGCTCGACGAGTACCGGCTGCGACGGGCGCTCGCGTCCGGCCGCTATCCGGTGCCGCACGGTCCCGCGGAACCCGCGTTCGCGGGCGGGGGCGCTGGGGTGTACACCAGTGGTGTGACCGCCGTCCTGGGGAGCGGAAGTGCCCTTCGTTCACATAATGAGACTCCCGTCCCACCCACTTGA
- a CDS encoding acetolactate synthase large subunit — translation MTEQATGAHPQPRPRSGGTHSASVEHVTGAQSLIRSLEEVGADTVFGIPGGAILPAYDPLMDSTRVRHVLVRHEQGAGHAATGYAQATGRVGVCMATSGPGATNLVTPIADAHMDSVPLVAITGQVASKAIGTDAFQEADIVGITMPITKHNFLVTKAEDIPRIIAQAFHIASTGRPGPVLVDIAKDALQAKTTFSWPPTMDLPGYRPVTKPHAKQIREAAKLITAAKRPILYVGGGVLKAGATAELKVLAELTGAPVTTTLMALGAFPDSHPQHLGMPGMHGSVAAVTGLQKADLIVALGARFDDRVTGRLDSFAPYAKIVHADIDPAEIGKNRAADVPIVGDAREVIADLVQAVQKEHSEGHQGDYTAWWKDLSRWRDTYPLGYDQPADGSLSPQQVIERIGQLAPEDTIFAAGVGQHQMWAAHFVRYEKPATWLNSGGAGTMGYAVPAAMGAKAGRPGQTVWAIDGDGCFQMTNQELTTCALNNIPIKVAIINNGALGMVRQWQTLFYNQRYSNTVLHSGPEADGKQPSAGTRVPDFVKLSEAMGCYAIRCESPDDLDKVIEEANSINDRPVVIDFIVHEDAMVWPMVAAGTSNDEIMAARDVRPDFGDNEDD, via the coding sequence ATGACCGAGCAGGCCACCGGGGCCCATCCGCAGCCGCGGCCCCGATCCGGAGGAACGCACTCCGCGTCCGTCGAGCACGTGACGGGTGCGCAGTCCCTCATCCGTTCTCTCGAGGAGGTCGGCGCCGACACGGTATTCGGCATTCCCGGCGGTGCGATCCTTCCTGCCTACGACCCGCTGATGGACTCGACCCGGGTCCGGCACGTCCTGGTCCGGCACGAGCAGGGCGCGGGCCACGCGGCCACCGGGTACGCGCAGGCCACCGGCAGGGTCGGCGTCTGCATGGCCACCTCCGGCCCCGGCGCCACCAACCTGGTGACCCCGATCGCCGACGCCCACATGGACTCGGTGCCGCTCGTGGCGATCACCGGGCAGGTGGCGTCGAAGGCGATCGGCACGGACGCCTTCCAGGAGGCGGACATCGTCGGCATCACCATGCCGATCACCAAGCACAACTTCCTGGTCACCAAGGCCGAGGACATCCCGCGGATCATCGCGCAGGCCTTCCACATCGCCTCCACCGGCCGGCCGGGCCCGGTCCTGGTCGACATCGCCAAGGACGCCCTCCAGGCGAAGACCACCTTCTCCTGGCCGCCCACCATGGACCTGCCCGGCTACCGCCCGGTGACCAAGCCGCACGCCAAGCAGATCCGCGAGGCCGCCAAGCTGATCACCGCCGCCAAGCGGCCGATCCTGTACGTCGGCGGCGGCGTCCTCAAGGCCGGCGCCACCGCCGAGCTGAAGGTCCTCGCCGAGCTGACCGGGGCGCCGGTCACCACCACGCTGATGGCGCTGGGCGCGTTCCCCGACAGCCACCCGCAGCACCTGGGCATGCCGGGCATGCACGGCTCGGTCGCCGCCGTCACCGGTCTGCAGAAGGCCGACCTGATCGTCGCCCTCGGCGCCCGCTTCGACGACCGCGTCACCGGCAGGCTGGACAGCTTCGCGCCGTACGCCAAGATCGTCCACGCGGACATCGACCCGGCCGAGATCGGCAAGAACCGCGCCGCGGACGTGCCGATCGTCGGGGACGCCCGCGAGGTCATCGCCGACCTGGTCCAGGCGGTCCAGAAGGAGCACAGCGAGGGCCATCAGGGCGACTACACCGCCTGGTGGAAGGACCTGAGCCGCTGGCGGGACACCTACCCGCTCGGCTACGACCAGCCCGCCGACGGCTCGCTCTCCCCGCAGCAGGTCATCGAGCGCATCGGACAGCTCGCCCCCGAGGACACGATCTTCGCCGCGGGCGTCGGCCAGCACCAGATGTGGGCCGCCCACTTCGTCCGGTACGAGAAGCCCGCCACCTGGCTGAACTCCGGCGGCGCGGGCACCATGGGCTACGCGGTCCCGGCCGCGATGGGCGCCAAGGCCGGTCGGCCCGGCCAGACGGTCTGGGCGATCGACGGCGACGGCTGCTTCCAGATGACCAACCAGGAACTGACCACCTGCGCCCTGAACAACATCCCGATCAAGGTCGCCATCATCAACAACGGCGCCCTCGGAATGGTCCGCCAGTGGCAGACCCTGTTCTACAACCAGCGCTACTCCAACACCGTGCTGCACTCCGGCCCCGAGGCCGACGGCAAGCAGCCGAGCGCCGGCACCCGCGTCCCCGACTTCGTGAAGCTGTCGGAGGCCATGGGCTGCTACGCGATCCGCTGCGAGTCCCCGGACGACCTCGACAAGGTCATCGAAGAGGCGAACTCGATCAACGACCGCCCGGTCGTCATCGACTTCATCGTCCACGAGGACGCGATGGTGTGGCCGATGGTCGCCGCAGGCACCTCCAACGACGAGATCATGGCCGCCCGGGACGTCCGCCCCGACTTCGGCGACAACGAAGACGACTGA
- the ilvN gene encoding acetolactate synthase small subunit gives MSKHTLSVLVENKPGILARIAALFSRRGFNIDSLAVGVTEHPDISRITIVVSVDALPLEQVTKQLNKLVEVLKIVELEPSQAVHRELVLVKVRADNETRSQIVEIVQLFRAKTVDVSPEAVTIEATGGHDKLSAMLKMLEPYGIKELVQSGTIAIGRGARSITDRSLRALDRSA, from the coding sequence ATGTCCAAGCACACGCTCTCCGTCCTGGTGGAGAACAAGCCGGGCATCCTGGCCCGGATCGCAGCCCTGTTCTCCCGGCGCGGCTTCAACATCGACTCGCTCGCCGTCGGCGTCACCGAGCACCCCGACATCTCCCGCATCACGATCGTGGTGAGCGTCGACGCCCTGCCGCTGGAGCAGGTCACCAAGCAGCTCAACAAGCTCGTCGAGGTGCTGAAGATCGTCGAGCTGGAGCCGTCGCAGGCCGTTCACCGTGAACTCGTTCTGGTGAAGGTGCGCGCCGACAACGAGACGCGCTCCCAGATCGTCGAGATCGTCCAGCTGTTCCGCGCCAAGACCGTCGACGTCTCCCCGGAGGCCGTGACCATCGAGGCCACCGGCGGCCACGACAAGCTGTCCGCCATGCTCAAGATGCTGGAACCGTACGGCATCAAGGAACTGGTCCAGTCCGGCACGATCGCGATCGGCCGGGGCGCCCGCTCGATCACGGACCGTTCGCTGCGCGCCCTCGACCGGTCGGCGTAA
- the ilvC gene encoding ketol-acid reductoisomerase, whose protein sequence is MAELFYDADADLSIIQGRKVAVIGYGSQGHAHALSLRDSGVDVRVGLHEGSKSKAKAEEQGLRVVTPAEAAAEADVIMILIPDPIQAQVYEESIAPNLNDGDALFFAHGFNVRFGFIKAPAGVDVALVAPKGPGHLVRRQYEEGRGVPAIAAVEQDATGNAFALALSYAKGIGGTRAGVIKTTFTEETETDLFGEQAVLCGGTSALVKAGFETLVEAGYQPEIAYFECLHELKLIVDLMYEGGLEKMRWSVSETAEWGDYITGPRIITDATKAEMKQVLAEIQDGTFAQNWMDEYHGGLKKYNEYKTADSEHLLETTGKQLRKLMSWVNDEA, encoded by the coding sequence GTGGCCGAGCTGTTCTACGACGCCGACGCCGACCTGTCCATCATCCAGGGCCGCAAGGTCGCGGTCATCGGATACGGCAGCCAGGGCCACGCCCACGCCCTGTCGCTCCGTGACTCCGGTGTCGACGTGCGGGTCGGTCTGCACGAGGGCTCCAAGTCCAAGGCCAAGGCCGAGGAGCAGGGCCTGCGCGTGGTGACGCCCGCCGAGGCCGCCGCCGAGGCCGACGTCATCATGATCCTCATCCCGGACCCGATCCAGGCCCAGGTCTACGAGGAGTCCATCGCCCCGAACCTGAACGACGGCGACGCGCTCTTCTTCGCCCACGGCTTCAACGTCCGCTTCGGCTTCATCAAGGCCCCGGCCGGCGTCGACGTCGCCCTGGTCGCCCCGAAGGGCCCGGGTCACCTCGTGCGCCGCCAGTACGAGGAGGGCCGCGGCGTCCCCGCGATCGCCGCCGTCGAGCAGGACGCCACCGGCAACGCCTTCGCGCTGGCCCTGTCGTACGCCAAGGGCATCGGCGGCACCCGCGCCGGCGTCATCAAGACGACCTTCACCGAGGAGACCGAGACCGACCTGTTCGGTGAGCAGGCCGTCCTCTGCGGTGGCACCTCCGCGCTGGTCAAGGCGGGCTTCGAGACCCTGGTCGAGGCCGGCTACCAGCCCGAGATCGCCTACTTCGAGTGCCTGCACGAGCTGAAGCTGATCGTCGACCTCATGTACGAGGGCGGCCTGGAGAAGATGCGCTGGAGCGTCTCCGAGACCGCCGAGTGGGGCGACTACATCACCGGCCCGCGCATCATCACCGATGCCACCAAGGCCGAGATGAAGCAGGTCCTCGCCGAGATCCAGGACGGCACCTTCGCCCAGAACTGGATGGACGAGTACCACGGCGGCCTGAAGAAGTACAACGAGTACAAGACCGCGGACTCCGAGCACCTGCTGGAGACCACCGGCAAGCAGCTCCGCAAGCTGATGAGCTGGGTGAACGACGAGGCGTAA